One Rosa chinensis cultivar Old Blush chromosome 5, RchiOBHm-V2, whole genome shotgun sequence genomic region harbors:
- the LOC112165862 gene encoding protein argonaute 5 isoform X1 has translation MSGRGSRGRHYSGGRSNPSHGGGGRGSFSGGGSSGAAAPAPTQTRAYFPPAASSSSAPVASLSSEMEQKLTLETTTTAAVAAVPPASSKAVRFPQRPGFGTVGKKIQVRANHFLVQVADRDLHHYDVTITPEVASKKIHREVMNQLVRLYSETHLGKRIPAYDGMKSLYTAGPLPFSSKEFVVKLLPNDGRAAAAGSSTSSKRKDREFKVALTLANKPDLYQLQQFLHSQRVETPQEAIQVLDIVLRATPSEKYTVVGRSFFSTELGPKGSLGEGLEYWRGFYQSLRPTQLGLSLNIDVSARSFFEPILVTEFLAKHFYHTDRSKHLPDRDCIKVKKTLKRVKVEVRLRDWTKNEEVKRTYTINGLSAEPLGQLRFTCEDENTSVVQYYRKKYKIDLKYVAWPAIQAGNDSKPVYLPMELCSIVAGQRYTKKLNKKQVTNLLKATCQRPRDRENNITQVYHHWLVFILTMKYFYLLCAHAVTSIYGQMIREKTNNRDDKESLIRREFGLQVREEMSLVKARVLPSPLLKYHDSGREKSVYPQMGQWNMTNKKMVNGGRLQVWAFVNFSRVSQDITFEFLGALVDVCNSKGMEFFPQPLLPVQFSHPGQIERVLRDIHKLSAQQGRQLQLLIVILPDQSDSSYGKIKRTCETELGIVSQCLEPQKIKRWNTQYLENLALKINVKVGGRNTVLNDAIYKKMPVVTDRLPTIIFGADVTHPAAGDDSSPSIAAVVASTDWPEVTNYRAIVSAQHHRDEIIKDLYKSQISEKGLVHGGMIRELLVAFYKQKRLKPSRIIFYRDGVSEGQFSQVLLHEVDAIRRACASLEDGYMPTVTFVVVQKRHHTRLFPADHSNRGQMDRSGNIQPGTVVDTEICHPTEFDFYLNSHAGIQGTSRPAHYHVLFDENRFTADGLQVLTNNLCYTYARCTRSVSIVPPAYYAHLVAFRARHYIEGDSSDGGSTTGGGAQVFRALPEIKENVKEVMFYC, from the exons atGTCCGGACGCGGCAGCCGAGGCAGGCATTATTCCGGCGGTCGCTCTAATCCCTCGCACGGCGGAGGCGGCAGAGGAAGTTTCAGCGGCGGAGGAAGTTCAGGCGCCGCAGCTCCGGCGCCGACTCAAACTCGAGCTTATTTTCCTCCGGCGGCCTCGTCAAGCTCGGCTCCGGTGGCTTCGCTGAGTAGCGAGATGGAGCAGAAGTTGACACTGGAGACGACGACGACGGCCGCCGTGGCTGCTGTGCCGCCGGCGTCGTCGAAGGCGGTGAGGTTTCCGCAGAGGCCGGGGTTCGGGACGGTCGGTAAGAAAATTCAAGTCAGAGCCAATCACTTCCTGGTGCAGGTTGCAGACAGAGACCTCCATCATTACGAT GTTACGATTACCCCAGAAGTAGCATCAAAAAAGATCCACAGGGAGGTGATGAACCAACTGGTTCGCTTGTATTCCGAGACGCATTTAGGCAAGAGAATTCCTGCTTATGATGGCATGAAGAGCCTCTATACAGCAGGGCCATTGCCATTTTCCTCCAAGGAGTTTGTTGTCAAATTACTTCCAAATGATGGTCGTGCTGCAGCTGCAGGGTCTTCAACTTCTTCGAAAAG AAAGGATCGAGAGTTTAAAGTGGCTCTCACTTTGGCTAATAAGCCAGACCTTTATCAACTACAACAGTTCTTGCACAGCCAGCGTGTTGAAACGCCACAAGAGGCAATACAAGTCCTTGATATTGTTCTTAGAGCTACACCATCGGAAAA GTACACTGTTGTTGGGAGGTCATTTTTCTCTACTGAGCTTGGGCCAAAAGGCAGTCTAGGTGAAGGTTTGGAATACTGGAGGGGGTTTTACCAAAGTCTACGCCCAACCCAGCTAGGACTTTCCCTTAATATTG ATGTGTCAGCAAGATCTTTTTTTGAACCCATTTTGGTGACTGAGTTTCTTGCTAAACATTTTTACCACACTGATCGTTCCAAGCATTTGCCTGATCGTGATTGTATAAAG GTGAAGAAAACCTTGAAGCGGGTCAAGGTAGAAGTTCGTTTAAGGGACTGGACCAAAAACGAAGAAGTTAAGAGAACTTACACAATCAATGGACTATCTGCAGAACCATTGGGACAGTTAAG GTTTACTTGTGAAGATGAGAACACATCAGTTGTGCAATATTATCGTAAGAAGTACAAGATTGATCTCAAATATGTAGCTTGGCCAGCCATTCAAGCTGGCAATGATTCAAAACCCGTTTACTTGCCTATGGAG CTTTGCTCAATTGTTGCTGGACAGAGATACACAAAGAAACTGAATAAAAAACAAGTCACTAACTTACTAAAAGCAACTTGTCAACGTCCTCGGGACAGGGAAAATAATATAACACAGGTATACCATCACTGGCTGGTTTTTATTTTGACAATGAAATATTTCTATCTTCTATGTGCTCATGCTGTTACATCTATATATGGACAGATGATCAGGGAGAAAACCAACAATAGAGACGATAAAGAATCTCTTATAAGGAGGGAATTTGGATTACAAGTGAGAGAGGAAATGTCATTGGTTAAAGCTCGGGTTTTACCATCCCCATTG CTTAAATACCATGACAGTGGTCGTGAAAAGAGTGTTTATCCCCAGATGGGGCAGTGGAACATGACAAACAAG AAAATGGTCAATGGAGGTAGGTTGCAAGTCTGGGCATTTGTCAATTTCTCCAGAGTGTCCCAAGATATTACTTTTGAGTTTCTTGGGGCTTTGGTTGATGTGTGCAACAGTAAGGGGATG GAGTTTTTTCCCCAACCCTTGCTTCCAGTACAGTTTTCTCATCCTGGACAAATTGAGAGGGTACTCAGGGATATTCACAAGTTGTCTGCTCAGCAAGGACGACAACTTCAGTTATTGATTGTCATTTTGCCTGATCAAAGTGATTCATCTTATG GGAAGATCAAACGAACCTGTGAAACAGAATTAGGAATTGTGTCTCAGTGCTTAGAGCCCCAGAAAATAAAAAGGTGGAATACACAATATTTGGAAAATCTTGCCCTTAAGATCAATGTGAAG GTTGGTGGAAGAAACACTGTTTTAAATGATGCAATTTATAAGAAGATGCCTGTTGTGACCGATCGCTTGCCCACAATTATATTTGGAGCAGATGTTACTCATCCAGCAGCCGGGGATGACAGTAGCCCATCAATAGCAGCA GTTGTCGCCTCAACGGATTGGCCAGAGGTCACAAACTATAGAGCAATTGTTTCGGCGCAGCATCACCGTGATGAAATAATCAAAGATCtctataaatcacaaatatctGAGAAGGGTTTGGTTCATGGAGGAATGATAAG GGAACTTCTCGTTGCCTTCTATAAACAAAAAAGATTAAAGCCGTCGAGAATTATATTCTACAg AGATGGGGTCAGTGAAGGCCAGTTCAGTCAAGTTTTGTTACATGAGGTGGATGCTATAAGAAGG gCTTGTGCCTCTTTGGAGGATGGATATATGCCAACAGTGACGTTTGTGGTGGTACAGAAAAGGCATCATACTCGCCTTTTCCCTGCTGATCATAGCAATCGTGGTCAGATGGACAGGAGTGGCAATATTCAACCAG GTACTGTTGTTGACACCGAGATTTGCCACCCTACAGAATTTGACTTTTATCTCAACAGTCATGCTGGAATCCAG GGAACGAGCCGTCCAGCACACTACCATGTTTTGTTTGACGAAAACAGATTCACTGCCGATGGTTTGCAAGTTTTAACAAACAATTTATGCTATAC GTACGCAAGGTGCACCCGATCGGTTTCTATAG TGCCACCTGCTTACTATGCTCATCTGGTAGCTTTTCGAGCACGGCATTACATTGAGGGTGACTCATCCGATGGAGGTTCTACAACTGGTGGGGGTGCACAGGTTTTCCGAGCCCTTCCGGAGATCAAAGAAAATGTGAAAGAAGTGATGTTTTATTGCTGA
- the LOC112165862 gene encoding protein argonaute 5 isoform X2 — MSGRGSRGRHYSGGRSNPSHGGGGRGSFSGGGSSGAAAPAPTQTRAYFPPAASSSSAPVASLSSEMEQKLTLETTTTAAVAAVPPASSKAVRFPQRPGFGTVGKKIQVRANHFLVQVADRDLHHYDVTITPEVASKKIHREVMNQLVRLYSETHLGKRIPAYDGMKSLYTAGPLPFSSKEFVVKLLPNDGRAAAAGSSTSSKRKDREFKVALTLANKPDLYQLQQFLHSQRVETPQEAIQVLDIVLRATPSEKYTVVGRSFFSTELGPKGSLGEGLEYWRGFYQSLRPTQLGLSLNIDVSARSFFEPILVTEFLAKHFYHTDRSKHLPDRDCIKVKKTLKRVKVEVRLRDWTKNEEVKRTYTINGLSAEPLGQLRFTCEDENTSVVQYYRKKYKIDLKYVAWPAIQAGNDSKPVYLPMELCSIVAGQRYTKKLNKKQVTNLLKATCQRPRDRENNITQMIREKTNNRDDKESLIRREFGLQVREEMSLVKARVLPSPLLKYHDSGREKSVYPQMGQWNMTNKKMVNGGRLQVWAFVNFSRVSQDITFEFLGALVDVCNSKGMEFFPQPLLPVQFSHPGQIERVLRDIHKLSAQQGRQLQLLIVILPDQSDSSYGKIKRTCETELGIVSQCLEPQKIKRWNTQYLENLALKINVKVGGRNTVLNDAIYKKMPVVTDRLPTIIFGADVTHPAAGDDSSPSIAAVVASTDWPEVTNYRAIVSAQHHRDEIIKDLYKSQISEKGLVHGGMIRELLVAFYKQKRLKPSRIIFYRDGVSEGQFSQVLLHEVDAIRRACASLEDGYMPTVTFVVVQKRHHTRLFPADHSNRGQMDRSGNIQPGTVVDTEICHPTEFDFYLNSHAGIQGTSRPAHYHVLFDENRFTADGLQVLTNNLCYTYARCTRSVSIVPPAYYAHLVAFRARHYIEGDSSDGGSTTGGGAQVFRALPEIKENVKEVMFYC, encoded by the exons atGTCCGGACGCGGCAGCCGAGGCAGGCATTATTCCGGCGGTCGCTCTAATCCCTCGCACGGCGGAGGCGGCAGAGGAAGTTTCAGCGGCGGAGGAAGTTCAGGCGCCGCAGCTCCGGCGCCGACTCAAACTCGAGCTTATTTTCCTCCGGCGGCCTCGTCAAGCTCGGCTCCGGTGGCTTCGCTGAGTAGCGAGATGGAGCAGAAGTTGACACTGGAGACGACGACGACGGCCGCCGTGGCTGCTGTGCCGCCGGCGTCGTCGAAGGCGGTGAGGTTTCCGCAGAGGCCGGGGTTCGGGACGGTCGGTAAGAAAATTCAAGTCAGAGCCAATCACTTCCTGGTGCAGGTTGCAGACAGAGACCTCCATCATTACGAT GTTACGATTACCCCAGAAGTAGCATCAAAAAAGATCCACAGGGAGGTGATGAACCAACTGGTTCGCTTGTATTCCGAGACGCATTTAGGCAAGAGAATTCCTGCTTATGATGGCATGAAGAGCCTCTATACAGCAGGGCCATTGCCATTTTCCTCCAAGGAGTTTGTTGTCAAATTACTTCCAAATGATGGTCGTGCTGCAGCTGCAGGGTCTTCAACTTCTTCGAAAAG AAAGGATCGAGAGTTTAAAGTGGCTCTCACTTTGGCTAATAAGCCAGACCTTTATCAACTACAACAGTTCTTGCACAGCCAGCGTGTTGAAACGCCACAAGAGGCAATACAAGTCCTTGATATTGTTCTTAGAGCTACACCATCGGAAAA GTACACTGTTGTTGGGAGGTCATTTTTCTCTACTGAGCTTGGGCCAAAAGGCAGTCTAGGTGAAGGTTTGGAATACTGGAGGGGGTTTTACCAAAGTCTACGCCCAACCCAGCTAGGACTTTCCCTTAATATTG ATGTGTCAGCAAGATCTTTTTTTGAACCCATTTTGGTGACTGAGTTTCTTGCTAAACATTTTTACCACACTGATCGTTCCAAGCATTTGCCTGATCGTGATTGTATAAAG GTGAAGAAAACCTTGAAGCGGGTCAAGGTAGAAGTTCGTTTAAGGGACTGGACCAAAAACGAAGAAGTTAAGAGAACTTACACAATCAATGGACTATCTGCAGAACCATTGGGACAGTTAAG GTTTACTTGTGAAGATGAGAACACATCAGTTGTGCAATATTATCGTAAGAAGTACAAGATTGATCTCAAATATGTAGCTTGGCCAGCCATTCAAGCTGGCAATGATTCAAAACCCGTTTACTTGCCTATGGAG CTTTGCTCAATTGTTGCTGGACAGAGATACACAAAGAAACTGAATAAAAAACAAGTCACTAACTTACTAAAAGCAACTTGTCAACGTCCTCGGGACAGGGAAAATAATATAACACAG ATGATCAGGGAGAAAACCAACAATAGAGACGATAAAGAATCTCTTATAAGGAGGGAATTTGGATTACAAGTGAGAGAGGAAATGTCATTGGTTAAAGCTCGGGTTTTACCATCCCCATTG CTTAAATACCATGACAGTGGTCGTGAAAAGAGTGTTTATCCCCAGATGGGGCAGTGGAACATGACAAACAAG AAAATGGTCAATGGAGGTAGGTTGCAAGTCTGGGCATTTGTCAATTTCTCCAGAGTGTCCCAAGATATTACTTTTGAGTTTCTTGGGGCTTTGGTTGATGTGTGCAACAGTAAGGGGATG GAGTTTTTTCCCCAACCCTTGCTTCCAGTACAGTTTTCTCATCCTGGACAAATTGAGAGGGTACTCAGGGATATTCACAAGTTGTCTGCTCAGCAAGGACGACAACTTCAGTTATTGATTGTCATTTTGCCTGATCAAAGTGATTCATCTTATG GGAAGATCAAACGAACCTGTGAAACAGAATTAGGAATTGTGTCTCAGTGCTTAGAGCCCCAGAAAATAAAAAGGTGGAATACACAATATTTGGAAAATCTTGCCCTTAAGATCAATGTGAAG GTTGGTGGAAGAAACACTGTTTTAAATGATGCAATTTATAAGAAGATGCCTGTTGTGACCGATCGCTTGCCCACAATTATATTTGGAGCAGATGTTACTCATCCAGCAGCCGGGGATGACAGTAGCCCATCAATAGCAGCA GTTGTCGCCTCAACGGATTGGCCAGAGGTCACAAACTATAGAGCAATTGTTTCGGCGCAGCATCACCGTGATGAAATAATCAAAGATCtctataaatcacaaatatctGAGAAGGGTTTGGTTCATGGAGGAATGATAAG GGAACTTCTCGTTGCCTTCTATAAACAAAAAAGATTAAAGCCGTCGAGAATTATATTCTACAg AGATGGGGTCAGTGAAGGCCAGTTCAGTCAAGTTTTGTTACATGAGGTGGATGCTATAAGAAGG gCTTGTGCCTCTTTGGAGGATGGATATATGCCAACAGTGACGTTTGTGGTGGTACAGAAAAGGCATCATACTCGCCTTTTCCCTGCTGATCATAGCAATCGTGGTCAGATGGACAGGAGTGGCAATATTCAACCAG GTACTGTTGTTGACACCGAGATTTGCCACCCTACAGAATTTGACTTTTATCTCAACAGTCATGCTGGAATCCAG GGAACGAGCCGTCCAGCACACTACCATGTTTTGTTTGACGAAAACAGATTCACTGCCGATGGTTTGCAAGTTTTAACAAACAATTTATGCTATAC GTACGCAAGGTGCACCCGATCGGTTTCTATAG TGCCACCTGCTTACTATGCTCATCTGGTAGCTTTTCGAGCACGGCATTACATTGAGGGTGACTCATCCGATGGAGGTTCTACAACTGGTGGGGGTGCACAGGTTTTCCGAGCCCTTCCGGAGATCAAAGAAAATGTGAAAGAAGTGATGTTTTATTGCTGA